One genomic region from Candidatus Gastranaerophilales bacterium encodes:
- the thiS gene encoding sulfur carrier protein ThiS → MNVILNGKNINIKENATILDLIEFANVKSKMFVVEKNKEIIYKENYCTILQENDGIEIVGFFGGG, encoded by the coding sequence ATGAATGTAATCTTAAACGGTAAAAATATTAATATTAAAGAAAACGCTACTATTTTGGATTTAATAGAATTTGCAAATGTAAAGTCCAAAATGTTTGTAGTGGAAAAAAACAAGGAAATCATTTACAAAGAAAATTATTGCACGATATTACAGGAAAACGACGGCATAGAAATTGTCGGATTTTTTGGCGGCGGTTAA
- a CDS encoding PHP domain-containing protein yields MKDFLANIKKEDFFNTVDLHIHTDCSDGENTPQQVADACKEKGFKIIAITDHNVVAAHNQVQSDDEIQIIKSVEFDCWHGYVYMHILGYGIDVNHPELIKLYAKNKLCATNDIIRLINYRSAKAVIKAIKAAGGIAVLAHPACCWSLNLKNTVKKLITYGLDGLETNYAYRRHRSIIKFYEASDVEKIAQELNLLQTGGSDSHSVEAIIKKGEISENECNLKR; encoded by the coding sequence ATGAAAGACTTTTTAGCAAATATAAAAAAAGAGGATTTTTTTAATACGGTGGATTTGCATATTCACACCGACTGTTCCGACGGTGAAAACACTCCGCAGCAAGTCGCTGATGCCTGCAAGGAAAAAGGGTTTAAAATTATTGCTATAACAGATCACAATGTTGTTGCCGCCCATAATCAGGTGCAAAGTGATGATGAAATTCAAATTATTAAAAGCGTTGAATTTGACTGCTGGCACGGATATGTATACATGCATATTTTAGGTTACGGGATTGATGTAAATCATCCTGAATTAATCAAGCTTTATGCAAAAAACAAGCTTTGTGCCACAAACGATATTATAAGATTAATCAATTACAGGAGCGCAAAAGCTGTTATAAAGGCAATTAAGGCTGCAGGCGGTATAGCGGTTTTGGCTCATCCTGCATGCTGCTGGAGCTTAAATTTGAAAAACACCGTAAAAAAATTAATAACGTACGGGCTTGACGGATTGGAAACAAATTATGCTTATCGCAGGCACAGGAGTATAATAAAATTTTATGAAGCTTCTGATGTCGAAAAAATCGCACAAGAGCTGAATTTATTGCAAACAGGCGGAAGTGATTCTCACAGCGTGGAAGCTATAATAAAAAAAGGCGAAATAAGCGAAAATGAATGTAATCTTAAACGGTAA
- a CDS encoding YggT family protein: MMSIAIIINGINLFFEILIWTLLVRILLSWVPNMNWYSGFGKTLKDITDPILTPFRNLIPPISGIDLSPIVAFIVLGLVQRVVIMLLLQIAG, encoded by the coding sequence ATGATGTCAATAGCAATTATTATAAATGGTATAAATTTGTTTTTTGAAATTCTTATATGGACTCTTTTAGTCAGAATTTTACTGTCCTGGGTTCCTAATATGAACTGGTACAGCGGTTTTGGCAAAACTTTAAAGGATATTACAGACCCTATTTTAACTCCTTTCAGAAACCTTATACCGCCTATATCAGGAATAGATTTATCCCCGATTGTGGCTTTTATTGTATTAGGACTTGTGCAAAGGGTAGTTATAATGCTCCTTTTACAAATAGCAGGCTAG
- a CDS encoding S-methyl-5'-thioadenosine phosphorylase: MFNDVKEKADIGIFGGSGFYKFLDDIKEVQIETPYGSPSDSLMLGTICDKKVAFLPRHGRKHTILPHQINYRANVWAMRALGVKRVISPCAVGSLQKEIAPGDFVIVDQFVNWTSGRKDTFFEGPICTHISAADPYCPELRDLAVQAAQKNNVTVHQTGTMLVINGPRFSTKAESKFYTSQGWSVIGMTNYPESHLVKEFDMCPVTICLVTDYDAGLVSDTEPVSHSAVIEVFEKNITNLKKVLFDLIEVIPQEQKNCYCFETLKRGRL; the protein is encoded by the coding sequence ATGTTTAATGACGTTAAAGAAAAAGCTGACATAGGTATTTTTGGCGGCAGCGGATTTTACAAATTTTTAGATGATATTAAAGAAGTTCAAATAGAAACCCCCTACGGTTCACCCTCAGACAGTCTTATGCTAGGTACAATATGCGATAAAAAAGTTGCATTTTTGCCGCGCCACGGCAGAAAACATACAATTTTGCCCCATCAAATTAACTATCGCGCTAACGTTTGGGCGATGAGAGCTTTAGGGGTTAAGAGGGTTATTTCGCCTTGTGCGGTAGGCAGCCTGCAAAAAGAAATTGCACCGGGTGATTTTGTCATTGTTGACCAGTTTGTCAATTGGACTTCAGGCAGAAAAGATACTTTCTTTGAAGGTCCGATATGTACACATATTAGCGCTGCAGACCCTTATTGTCCCGAGCTTCGTGATTTAGCAGTTCAAGCGGCACAAAAGAATAATGTAACTGTTCATCAAACAGGTACAATGCTTGTTATTAACGGTCCGAGATTCAGCACAAAAGCCGAATCAAAATTCTATACTTCTCAAGGCTGGAGCGTTATAGGAATGACCAACTACCCTGAAAGCCATTTGGTGAAAGAATTTGACATGTGTCCTGTTACCATTTGTCTTGTTACGGACTATGATGCCGGTTTGGTAAGCGATACAGAGCCGGTTAGCCATAGCGCCGTAATAGAAGTATTTGAAAAAAACATTACCAATTTGAAGAAAGTATTGTTCGATTTAATTGAAGTTATTCCGCAAGAGCAGAAAAATTGTTACTGTTTTGAAACTTTAAAAAGAGGACGTTTATGA
- the rplI gene encoding 50S ribosomal protein L9 — MQVILKKDVQSVGETGDVVEVKDGYARNYLLPNNMAEAATKGALANRERNLVRIKAKAEKLHQEAVEKAEKINLLEVVTIEAKAGEKGKLFGAVTTKKLADVIAEKSGIEVDRKNISLDRPINQIGSYELLIKLSSKVSTKIGIEVKAIEIIKESIIEEVQETEEN, encoded by the coding sequence ATGCAAGTTATATTAAAAAAAGACGTACAATCAGTAGGCGAAACAGGTGATGTGGTAGAAGTAAAAGACGGTTATGCCCGCAACTATTTACTACCTAACAATATGGCAGAAGCTGCTACAAAAGGAGCTTTGGCTAACAGAGAGAGAAATTTGGTCCGCATCAAAGCCAAAGCTGAAAAATTACATCAGGAAGCCGTAGAAAAAGCGGAAAAAATAAACCTTCTTGAAGTGGTTACAATCGAAGCCAAAGCAGGCGAAAAAGGAAAGCTTTTCGGCGCTGTTACTACAAAGAAACTGGCTGATGTTATTGCCGAAAAATCAGGCATAGAAGTTGACAGAAAAAATATTTCTTTAGACAGACCTATTAACCAAATCGGAAGCTATGAGCTATTGATTAAATTATCTTCAAAAGTTTCTACAAAAATCGGCATTGAAGTAAAAGCCATTGAAATTATTAAAGAATCTATCATTGAAGAAGTACAAGAAACTGAAGAAAATTAA
- a CDS encoding 3'-5' exonuclease, with amino-acid sequence MKKKQTYIVLDVETTGLDVYKEKMIEFAAVKLVGNKITETFETLINPQQPIRHSSFLVHGISQEEVENQPVYEEIMPAILEFIGDYPLVGHNVIFDYSFLNRATKNLYGKELTNHIIDSQAMFKEVFPEEASHGLEALMTRMKVIFSTRHRAMADTMGLAQAFPKLKKLYDKKCAWQLSQCENVPYLFERYLRVQNAIQVMQSELLDLKSIFKVYFENGGDEVMSVTGETLVYNSKSGYTYDFEKIRPCLDEIESINKVIKLNSGLLDRMVLSKSLDDDVKEILRSARTGFSENKSVNIVKASKNGNGNGNGNGNGSHEND; translated from the coding sequence ATGAAGAAAAAACAAACCTATATTGTACTCGATGTTGAAACAACAGGACTTGATGTCTATAAAGAAAAAATGATTGAATTTGCCGCTGTAAAGCTGGTTGGCAATAAAATAACAGAAACATTTGAAACTTTAATAAATCCGCAGCAGCCAATAAGACACTCAAGTTTTTTGGTGCATGGTATTTCTCAAGAAGAAGTAGAAAACCAACCCGTTTATGAAGAAATCATGCCCGCGATTTTGGAATTTATAGGGGACTATCCCCTTGTCGGACATAACGTGATTTTTGACTACAGCTTTTTAAACAGAGCGACTAAAAATCTCTACGGAAAAGAACTTACAAATCATATAATAGATTCTCAGGCTATGTTTAAAGAAGTTTTCCCGGAAGAAGCCTCCCACGGGCTGGAAGCCTTAATGACAAGGATGAAGGTTATATTTTCAACAAGACACCGTGCCATGGCTGACACAATGGGACTTGCGCAGGCTTTCCCAAAACTTAAAAAACTCTATGATAAAAAATGCGCCTGGCAGCTTTCGCAATGCGAAAATGTTCCCTATCTGTTTGAAAGATACCTTAGAGTCCAAAATGCCATTCAGGTAATGCAGTCGGAACTTTTGGACTTAAAATCAATATTTAAAGTTTATTTTGAAAACGGCGGCGATGAAGTTATGTCAGTTACCGGCGAAACTTTGGTCTATAACTCTAAATCAGGTTATACTTATGACTTTGAAAAAATCAGACCCTGCCTTGATGAAATTGAATCAATTAATAAAGTCATCAAATTAAACAGCGGTTTATTAGACAGAATGGTTTTGAGTAAAAGTCTTGATGATGATGTAAAAGAAATATTACGCTCTGCAAGGACAGGATTTTCTGAAAACAAAAGCGTTAACATTGTCAAAGCCTCTAAAAACGGTAACGGGAATGGTAACGGCAACGGTAACGGCAGCCACGAAAACGATTAA
- the rsmD gene encoding 16S rRNA (guanine(966)-N(2))-methyltransferase RsmD: MMRITAGKFRQKQVKTIDSKNIRPSLSKTRESIFNILQNQTEGTVWLDLFAGSGIIGLEAASRGAQKIIFVEKNPGHFKLLKENLSQFEFEYEAYLKDAIKALDYFKEDQFDFIFLDPPYKSDLAESALKIIVSKKLLNSNGIIIIECPKDKEFEDLTKELNLTIRTQKLYGDTKLYFISI, translated from the coding sequence ATGATGAGAATTACCGCAGGCAAATTCAGACAAAAACAAGTTAAAACTATTGACTCAAAAAATATAAGACCCTCTCTGTCTAAAACCAGAGAAAGTATTTTTAATATTTTACAAAACCAAACAGAAGGTACGGTTTGGCTGGATTTATTTGCAGGCAGCGGAATTATAGGGCTGGAAGCAGCTTCAAGAGGAGCACAGAAAATTATTTTCGTTGAAAAAAATCCCGGGCATTTTAAACTTTTGAAAGAAAATCTCTCTCAATTTGAATTTGAATACGAAGCTTATTTAAAAGACGCAATAAAAGCCCTTGATTATTTTAAAGAAGACCAATTTGATTTTATTTTTCTTGACCCTCCTTATAAAAGTGATTTAGCTGAAAGTGCATTAAAAATTATTGTATCAAAAAAACTCCTCAATTCGAACGGTATAATCATAATAGAATGCCCAAAGGATAAGGAGTTTGAGGATTTAACCAAGGAATTAAATCTTACAATAAGAACCCAAAAACTTTACGGCGATACAAAGCTTTATTTTATATCGATATAA